In the genome of Acidobacteriota bacterium, one region contains:
- the pbpC gene encoding penicillin-binding protein 1C, translating to MRALRRRRNSRSPRHRPRRLWRWAPRLGVVAVVLPVVTFLLLDLAFPFPWHALERSAATAVRDRDGEPLRLFLPADEIWRLPVTYDELPPQLVAALVASEDRWFYRHPGVNPLAILRAAVTNLREGRVVSGASTLTMQIARMAEPKARTLDHKLIETFRALQLERRYSKRELLTIYLNMAPYGRNLEGVGAASRFYFGKEPAALSAGEIALLTALPRSPTYYDPTRYPESAERVRRDVLARLEGRGVVTAEEARAARRQPVPTALRPVPFAAPHFARRVAAGHRGRSVTTTLDRAVQRATEGVVARRIGELREQGLGNAAVVVIENETRAVRAWVGSAAFFDEAHQGQVDGVVARRSPGSTLKPFLYGRALDSGRWVPDSYLLDVPTDFAGYVAENYDGEYRGRVTLRTALAESLNAPAVRLLSDVGLPSFLDWLRSGGFVSLDGEAAQYGLPLILGAGEVSLLELANSYAHLADDGRVAPLTWLMPQARGEAAAPAGEEAWLSRGAARQVASLLKWVRRPDLPEAWNLARDVPAVSWKTGTSFGHRDAWAVGFTDRWTVAVWVGNFDGKASQGISGSRHAGPLFFDVHRALAGVETPAPTRATAPPAPVTRGLEVCAVSRHRPGPHCPQRERISGLAGRTRLPSCRMHRRIFVDRETGEWLAGRCLGERPHRAEVVEIPPAELVAWRLSRGLALTALPPVASDCAGGSAVAAPRIVSPDPRTPYRLRRGVPRDYQKIALVARGGSHLDPRRGQLYWFLNGKLLANGPATGERFWIPSKGQHRLVVVDDHGRADEVELRVE from the coding sequence GTGAGAGCCCTCCGGCGCCGGCGGAACAGCCGGTCCCCACGTCATCGTCCACGCCGGCTGTGGCGCTGGGCACCGCGCCTCGGCGTGGTCGCGGTCGTGCTGCCGGTCGTCACGTTTCTGCTGCTCGATCTCGCCTTCCCGTTCCCCTGGCACGCTCTGGAGCGGTCGGCGGCGACGGCGGTGCGCGATCGCGACGGTGAGCCTCTGCGGCTGTTTCTGCCGGCGGACGAGATCTGGCGCCTGCCGGTGACCTACGACGAGCTGCCGCCACAGCTCGTGGCCGCACTCGTCGCCTCCGAGGACCGGTGGTTCTACCGCCACCCGGGGGTCAATCCCCTCGCTATCCTGCGCGCCGCCGTGACCAATCTGCGCGAGGGGCGGGTGGTCTCCGGCGCCTCCACCCTCACCATGCAGATCGCCCGCATGGCCGAGCCCAAGGCCCGCACCCTGGACCACAAGCTGATCGAGACCTTCCGGGCGCTGCAGCTCGAACGGCGCTACAGCAAACGGGAGCTGCTCACGATCTACCTCAACATGGCCCCCTACGGCCGCAACTTGGAGGGGGTCGGGGCGGCGTCGCGTTTCTACTTCGGCAAGGAGCCGGCGGCCCTCTCGGCCGGCGAGATCGCTCTGCTGACGGCCTTGCCGCGGTCTCCTACCTACTACGATCCGACGCGCTATCCGGAGTCCGCCGAGCGGGTGCGCCGCGACGTGCTAGCACGCCTCGAAGGGCGCGGCGTGGTGACCGCCGAGGAGGCCCGGGCAGCGCGCCGCCAGCCGGTGCCGACGGCCCTGCGACCGGTTCCCTTCGCGGCGCCCCACTTCGCTCGGCGGGTGGCCGCCGGCCACCGCGGCCGCTCCGTCACCACCACCCTCGACCGGGCGGTGCAGCGGGCCACCGAAGGGGTGGTGGCGCGGCGCATCGGAGAGCTGCGAGAGCAGGGCCTGGGCAACGCGGCGGTGGTGGTGATCGAGAACGAGACGCGCGCCGTGCGGGCCTGGGTGGGTTCCGCCGCCTTCTTCGACGAGGCCCACCAGGGACAGGTGGACGGGGTGGTGGCGCGGCGCAGCCCGGGCTCGACCTTGAAGCCCTTTCTCTACGGTCGGGCGCTCGATTCCGGCCGCTGGGTTCCGGACTCCTACCTGCTCGACGTGCCGACGGACTTTGCTGGCTACGTGGCGGAAAACTACGACGGCGAGTATCGCGGCCGGGTCACCCTGCGCACGGCGCTGGCGGAATCCCTCAACGCTCCCGCCGTGCGGCTGCTGTCGGACGTTGGCTTGCCGTCCTTCCTCGACTGGCTGCGCAGCGGCGGCTTCGTCTCCCTCGACGGTGAGGCGGCGCAGTACGGCCTACCGTTGATCCTCGGCGCCGGCGAGGTCAGTCTGCTGGAGCTGGCGAACTCCTACGCCCACCTGGCGGACGACGGTCGAGTGGCCCCCCTCACCTGGCTGATGCCGCAGGCCCGCGGTGAGGCCGCGGCTCCGGCTGGGGAGGAAGCCTGGCTGTCCCGGGGCGCCGCCCGGCAGGTGGCCTCGTTGCTGAAGTGGGTGCGCCGGCCGGATCTGCCGGAGGCCTGGAATCTGGCCCGCGACGTGCCCGCCGTGTCCTGGAAGACCGGCACCTCTTTCGGTCATCGCGATGCCTGGGCGGTGGGCTTCACCGACCGCTGGACGGTGGCCGTATGGGTGGGAAACTTTGACGGCAAGGCGTCGCAGGGCATCTCCGGTAGCCGCCACGCCGGGCCCTTGTTCTTCGACGTCCATCGCGCCTTGGCGGGGGTGGAGACGCCGGCGCCGACTCGCGCTACCGCTCCGCCAGCGCCGGTCACCCGCGGTCTTGAGGTCTGCGCCGTCAGCCGCCATCGCCCGGGGCCGCACTGTCCTCAGCGTGAGCGCATCTCCGGCCTCGCCGGCCGCACCCGGCTGCCGTCCTGCCGGATGCATCGGCGGATTTTCGTCGACCGGGAAACCGGTGAGTGGCTCGCCGGCCGCTGCCTCGGCGAGCGGCCGCACCGCGCCGAGGTGGTGGAGATTCCGCCCGCCGAGCTGGTGGCCTGGCGCCTGTCCCGCGGCCTCGCCCTCACCGCTCTGCCACCGGTTGCTTCGGACTGTGCCGGCGGCTCGGCGGTGGCCGCCCCGCGCATCGTCTCGCCGGACCCCCGCACTCCCTATCGCCTACGGCGAGGCGTGCCCCGGGATTATCAGAAGATCGCCCTGGTCGCCCGCGGCGGCTCCCACCTCGACCCACGCCGCGGACAGCTCTACTGGTTCTTGAACGGCAAGCTCCTCGCCAACGGCCCGGCAACGGGCGAGAGGTTTTGGATTCCTTCCAAGGGCCAGCACCGCCTGGTGGTGGTCGACGACCACGGAAGGGCGGATGAGGTGGAATTGCGGGTGGAGTAG
- a CDS encoding sodium:solute symporter family protein has translation MNDLGRDLVLAAGSYVALLLVVGAVARRALREKTLSDFYLAGRRLGLMVLLLTLFATQYSGNSLSGFPGQTYRQGLAYFMSVTFMVAIVAGYTLFVPSLFARSRRGAFVTPTDFLAKRFASPVLNYLSATIFVVTLFNFLLAQLMAMGHAFSGLTDGAVSFATAVLVGAVVILVYELLGGMRAVAWTDVLQGGLLFGGLLVVVILLSFEVGSPAAVIASVEAVAPEKVASPSLRVCLVWASNFLLLGLGAPLYPQAIQRIYAARSMVTLRRALSAMAFLPLIAITTVVLIGLAGIALFPGIEGADADQITFRVLAHLVEIQPLAYLPVLVVMMAVVAAIMSTADSCLLSLASIFTKDFLARARGLDAAGAERLLRWGPLFSITVMALLVGVALTPRTTLWGLLVIKFEILIQMSPAFVLGTLHDADDPAAYTSRDILLGLVLGLGLAVTLYAVGLRTVGGLHAGVLGVGLNYAGAVISRRLRLRRHP, from the coding sequence ATGAACGACCTCGGGCGCGACCTCGTGCTGGCCGCTGGCAGCTACGTGGCGCTGCTGCTGGTGGTCGGGGCGGTGGCGCGCCGCGCGCTGCGCGAGAAGACGCTGAGCGATTTCTACCTCGCCGGCCGCCGCCTCGGCTTGATGGTGTTGCTGCTGACCCTGTTCGCCACCCAGTACAGCGGCAACTCGCTGTCCGGCTTTCCGGGGCAGACCTACCGCCAAGGCCTGGCCTATTTCATGAGCGTCACCTTCATGGTGGCGATCGTCGCCGGCTACACCCTGTTTGTGCCGTCGCTTTTCGCCCGCTCGCGGCGCGGCGCCTTCGTCACCCCGACGGACTTCCTCGCCAAGCGCTTTGCCAGCCCGGTGCTCAACTACCTGTCGGCGACGATCTTCGTGGTGACCTTGTTCAACTTCCTGCTGGCGCAGCTCATGGCCATGGGGCACGCCTTCTCCGGTCTCACCGACGGCGCGGTGTCCTTCGCCACGGCGGTGCTGGTGGGGGCGGTGGTGATCCTGGTATACGAACTCCTCGGCGGAATGCGGGCGGTGGCCTGGACGGACGTGCTGCAGGGGGGCTTGCTTTTCGGCGGCCTGTTGGTGGTGGTGATCCTCTTGTCCTTCGAGGTCGGCTCGCCGGCCGCGGTGATCGCCTCCGTCGAGGCGGTGGCCCCCGAGAAGGTGGCGAGCCCCAGCCTGCGGGTGTGCCTGGTGTGGGCCAGCAACTTTCTCCTTCTCGGCCTCGGGGCGCCGCTCTATCCGCAGGCCATTCAGCGCATCTACGCGGCGCGCAGCATGGTCACCCTGCGCCGGGCCCTGAGCGCCATGGCCTTTCTGCCGCTCATCGCCATCACCACGGTAGTTCTCATCGGCCTCGCCGGCATCGCCCTCTTCCCGGGTATCGAAGGGGCGGATGCGGACCAGATCACCTTTCGCGTTCTCGCCCATCTGGTCGAAATCCAGCCCCTCGCCTACCTGCCGGTGCTGGTGGTGATGATGGCGGTGGTGGCGGCCATCATGTCGACCGCCGACTCGTGCCTTCTCTCCCTGGCTTCGATTTTCACCAAAGACTTTCTGGCCCGCGCCCGTGGCCTCGACGCCGCCGGTGCCGAGCGGCTGCTGCGCTGGGGGCCGCTCTTCAGCATCACCGTGATGGCGCTGCTGGTGGGTGTCGCTCTTACCCCGCGCACCACCCTCTGGGGCCTGCTGGTGATCAAGTTCGAGATCCTCATCCAGATGTCCCCGGCCTTTGTTCTCGGTACTCTGCACGACGCCGACGACCCAGCCGCCTACACCAGCCGCGACATCCTTCTCGGCCTGGTCCTGGGGCTCGGCTTGGCGGTCACTCTCTACGCAGTAGGGCTGCGCACCGTCGGTGGCCTCCACGCCGGGGTGCTGGGGGTGGGCCTCAACTACGCGGGCGCCGTGATCTCGCGCCGGCTGCGGCTGCGGCGACATCCGTGA
- a CDS encoding carboxypeptidase-like regulatory domain-containing protein: MSFHLVAEDDWNAGRLGPEHFLPDGEVFLYRVGTFEPAIVGPLNEKLEVPPGEWSWIAEGPGYVSVLAGVLPVTEEGAASERLVWHAVPACQVRVEEATDFRRLTRLDLVSLDHGAVYPLVPGVREQAWVPAGKILAYGVTVRGLDGIASPRRCPAGAAISFGVPSPPPPGRQSLMGTALLPEDSENKPVDRAALMAAFVSRDAALPTLPTAAAWSPGRVTLFFLDVEATAGWIGLEHPELRTERLLVEGREGEAWELPATQLRERATLTLRVDYRPRREHPSGRLHLYRCGLRRGDRASLHHRACRELPLTRELIRGLHEYTFPGLDHGQYSVDAVIGDDRVRGLGNKVFPYLSADDDAFPASEPVPLWELEIYGEITEDSEPVAGEVRIEGTLTGVTRRRVFPTGDDGFYRLLYFGEVADIFDLKRSALPEDLRDRPAAERMGLFSMSDHLQVCDAAGRCRVFHISSALLGEGRLDFELGSARALEVRVEDAMTGEPLEGAMVSYRPPSPALRFRDGRARYVEPEDGHAVAMHTDADGRLALRGLPGKPLDLAVLRDGYRPSGRRGLVVPPETPVRLTIELEADERQGATDLVLQDGRELGRAAILVYDENGVWDRRCSRMANGRGRVELPGLCGEEAVAIVVHPRAATTLLPPGALSGTGRIEIAAAPDPPLLLRVKNSDGGPLAGAPVAVSLGVATLGPDEQVFAATGHGSVVYLRTDAEGEVILQGVDPNGAVAPQVTVAGENHSLGTHAAGDVVELVID, from the coding sequence GTGAGCTTTCACCTGGTTGCCGAGGACGACTGGAACGCCGGTCGCCTCGGCCCGGAGCACTTTCTGCCGGACGGCGAGGTTTTTCTGTATCGCGTCGGCACCTTCGAGCCGGCGATCGTTGGGCCGCTGAACGAAAAGCTCGAAGTGCCGCCGGGCGAATGGTCCTGGATTGCGGAAGGGCCGGGCTATGTTTCCGTGCTGGCCGGTGTGCTCCCGGTGACCGAGGAGGGGGCCGCCTCCGAGCGCCTGGTGTGGCACGCTGTGCCGGCCTGCCAGGTGAGGGTCGAGGAGGCCACAGACTTTCGCCGCTTGACTCGGCTCGACCTGGTGTCTCTGGACCATGGCGCCGTCTATCCGCTGGTGCCGGGGGTGCGAGAGCAGGCCTGGGTGCCCGCCGGGAAGATTCTGGCCTATGGCGTAACCGTTCGAGGGCTCGACGGCATCGCTTCGCCTCGCCGTTGCCCGGCCGGTGCAGCTATCTCCTTTGGGGTTCCCTCACCTCCGCCGCCGGGTCGCCAGTCGCTGATGGGGACGGCTCTGCTGCCCGAGGACTCCGAGAACAAGCCGGTGGACCGTGCCGCCCTGATGGCGGCCTTCGTGTCCCGCGATGCGGCGTTGCCGACCCTACCCACGGCGGCGGCGTGGTCACCCGGTCGCGTGACGCTGTTCTTCCTGGACGTCGAAGCGACCGCCGGCTGGATTGGGCTGGAGCACCCGGAACTGCGCACCGAGCGCCTCCTCGTCGAGGGCCGCGAGGGTGAAGCCTGGGAATTACCCGCGACCCAGCTTCGAGAACGGGCGACCTTGACGCTGCGGGTGGACTACCGGCCTCGGCGGGAGCACCCCTCGGGCCGCCTACACCTCTACCGCTGCGGTCTCCGCCGCGGCGACCGCGCTTCCCTCCACCATCGCGCCTGCCGGGAACTGCCGCTGACGCGAGAGTTGATCCGCGGACTGCATGAGTACACCTTCCCCGGGCTCGATCACGGCCAGTACTCAGTGGACGCGGTGATCGGAGACGACCGGGTACGCGGCCTCGGCAACAAGGTCTTCCCGTACCTGAGCGCGGATGACGACGCCTTCCCGGCGTCGGAGCCGGTTCCCCTTTGGGAACTGGAGATCTACGGTGAGATCACCGAGGACAGCGAACCGGTGGCGGGCGAAGTGCGGATTGAAGGGACCCTGACCGGCGTGACGCGGCGGCGGGTGTTTCCGACCGGCGACGACGGATTTTACCGGCTCCTCTACTTCGGCGAGGTGGCGGATATCTTCGACCTCAAGCGATCCGCCCTGCCGGAGGATCTGCGGGATCGTCCGGCCGCCGAGCGAATGGGGTTGTTCTCGATGTCCGATCATCTTCAGGTTTGTGACGCTGCCGGCCGCTGCCGGGTGTTTCACATCAGTTCTGCGCTGCTCGGAGAGGGGCGGTTGGACTTCGAGTTGGGATCGGCTCGGGCGTTGGAGGTGCGGGTGGAGGACGCGATGACCGGCGAGCCCTTGGAGGGCGCGATGGTCAGCTACCGGCCGCCGTCGCCGGCGCTACGCTTTCGAGATGGTAGGGCTCGCTACGTGGAGCCCGAGGACGGCCATGCCGTGGCGATGCACACAGACGCCGATGGCCGGTTGGCCCTTCGTGGCTTACCGGGCAAGCCGCTGGATCTCGCCGTGCTCCGGGACGGCTATCGTCCTTCCGGTCGGCGCGGACTTGTCGTGCCGCCGGAGACGCCGGTGCGCCTGACGATCGAACTGGAAGCGGACGAGCGCCAGGGAGCGACGGATCTGGTTCTGCAGGACGGTCGGGAACTAGGCCGGGCGGCGATACTCGTCTATGACGAAAATGGAGTCTGGGATCGGCGATGCTCGCGGATGGCGAACGGGCGGGGTCGCGTCGAGCTGCCTGGGCTTTGCGGGGAAGAAGCGGTGGCCATCGTCGTCCATCCTCGGGCGGCCACGACACTTCTACCGCCAGGAGCTCTGTCCGGTACGGGACGGATCGAGATCGCCGCTGCGCCGGACCCTCCGCTGCTGCTTAGAGTCAAGAACTCGGACGGAGGGCCCCTCGCCGGAGCTCCGGTGGCGGTATCCCTGGGCGTGGCGACGTTGGGTCCAGACGAACAGGTATTTGCCGCGACCGGCCACGGCTCGGTCGTCTACCTTCGCACTGACGCGGAGGGCGAAGTGATTCTGCAAGGTGTCGATCCCAATGGCGCTGTTGCGCCGCAGGTGACCGTTGCCGGAGAGAATCACTCCCTCGGGACGCACGCTGCGGGGGATGTCGTCGAACTGGTCATCGACTAG
- a CDS encoding type II toxin-antitoxin system VapC family toxin: MILPDVNVLIHAHNQDSPIHQDALRWWQECLAGRIGVGLAWVTLLGFLRISTHRRILASPLPHRLVLQDIGRWLELPHVHIPHPSERHFQILSRFIDQAGTAGNLTTDAHLAALAIDRGYVLHSTDRDFGRFDGLRWINPLH; encoded by the coding sequence ATGATCCTGCCGGACGTCAACGTCCTCATCCACGCGCACAATCAGGACTCGCCGATACACCAAGATGCCCTACGGTGGTGGCAAGAGTGCCTGGCTGGCCGCATCGGCGTAGGCCTTGCTTGGGTCACCTTGCTCGGCTTTCTTCGAATTTCAACCCACCGACGCATCCTCGCCAGCCCGCTCCCCCATCGCCTCGTCCTCCAGGACATCGGACGCTGGCTGGAACTACCGCACGTCCACATTCCCCATCCATCGGAAAGGCACTTTCAGATCCTCAGCCGGTTCATCGACCAGGCCGGCACCGCGGGGAACCTCACAACGGATGCACATCTCGCCGCCCTGGCGATCGATCGCGGCTACGTCCTTCATTCCACCGATCGAGATTTCGGAAGGTTCGACGGCTTGCGGTGGATCAATCCGCTCCATTGA